tgAGAGAGCATCggctttattatattataatatagctcaGCGGTTCTCGAACTGCAGTACACGAAATACATGTACCTAGTCTTAGACATGGTGGTGGTACGCAGAAGGGCCGTATGGTGGTAgaacggaaaattaaaaataaatattcgattCTGATCTCATTgataatttgttgtttaattcatatcttattttaaaaaactaataaataaaaataaatttattgtggtATTTTactgcattattatatttaaaataaatgtatttaactaaaaagtaaagcATTTAATTTGAAACTGAAACTGAACAATTTAGATGGTTCTACTTTTAGCCATTAGTAGTAGGTACGtgactgattaataatattcctaAGTGATATGCAAAAAAGTTTAAGAACCGCTGACCTAGGTACACTGGTGTACATAAGAATGAAAGTAAGACATAGcagaaattcaataattattgacacCAGGAATTTTATGGAAATTTTAGCcagtaaagtataaaatatggcaGTAATCCGGTGGTTTGAAATTTATACTTCcagactaaaaaaaatgttatttttaaaaaacctttttttactGATTAATCATTTGACCTGCAACACGAATTTACATTTGTATCATTATCATAGTATTGATAAGGTATTATActtgcataatattgtaataacgcaaaaataaatacaaatgaaaataaagaaattaaaaataaaattattagtaaaggtaaaaatattaatatgttaattaatatttttatttatgaaagaaATCGTTATGTTTATGTGAAGTAgtctaaataaattgtattggcAATCACAAGGGACACAAGCCTTGAATGATcgcctcaaatatatttataaattattagagaTTTGTTGGTTATCTTAGCCTATGTcctattactttaaatttgcgAAATCACCTTCCTCCTGATGGTCGGAGGGTTCTCTAGGTCGTGCTTCGAGAACGATCAAGTAAACCgtccacaaaataataaattaattattaatttattagaatccaataaattaataaataaaataaaatacctgtataatactactattatgtaaatatggaTGCGCATGCACCTTACCTTATCCGCAGCTGTCTATGATTGCAGTCGACGTGATAAGGAgagaatttgttaatttttttaacactcaaaaagaaaaaactaaacacTTCAACAAATTTCGTTTTAGAAAAAGGAAACAGTAAAGTTGTCGTACGCAGGATCTTTTGAGTGAATCTTGGGCTTGTAGTAGACTGTGCTCCTGCACTTGTCAGTTTGAGAGGTGCTCGTGCACTTATGTGTTTTAGATGTGCTCATGCACTGCTCGCTATGAAGGGTGCTCATGCACTGATGAGAGGAGACGACTTAGGTCAGGCCCGCCAGAGTCATCGGCGGCCCAATCAAAGGTGTCGGTGTCCCCAAAGAAAATTGTCTTTCTCCCTGGTGAAAGCGACCCTGACCGGACCATCACCCGTCTCCGGCGGCACATGAAAGAAATCGCATGACGTGTTGCGCCGTACCGTTATAATCCCGTACAGTTTCCTGTACGTGATTAGATAATAGGAATTGTTCCAATCATAAGTGACTTGATTTATTGGGGTTTTTTAGAGTATATTACATGCGTGCGACAACTCgaccgttatttattttattaaataaaaataacgaatttacaaaatttataatatgtaaaatcgaGCATATCATTACATCCACCCTACGCTTTTTTGTGTTGTGCCCTCACAACACCACTCATGGTTGAGTGTCAGCGTGATACAATAATTGAGATGTTAGAGaaagagaaaaaattaaaagtttaaaagttgGAATATAAAGCAAACGGGtcatgtttttgttttgttttatacaaaattaaagggTTAATGATGATATGATTAGAGCTTGTACATGTAATATCAGAATAGTGTGAGTGCAAATTTGAGGCTTGAGTTTTCTTCCACTCCTATTCCAATATTGCTCTAattgtgttaattttaaagaagaaaaaatttttatttctgaattTGAATTTCCTAACTGATGGATTATAATGATtgctttacaattttattgtagtttgacttataatattaaaaattgtacattatcTTGTTATTgcttaatttctaattttgtaTTCTAACTTATTAGCTAGAGCTTATgtctaataatagtaaatgatcctatatatatatttttctatattctatctacgtttattttttatataacaaatcttgattgtgttttaataagaatttgtcttgaatttttgtattttattagtttatttgttgtttatttatttttatttctgttttagtattatttatgtttgatttaGGGATGGTTTTTCTATACTTACATCAACTTAACTAAGGTTAGTTTGTAACTTATATTAGGTTATTTgttctttacatttttttttttattaattgcaaTAACAATTGTGGTTTAACTTATACTATTGATTAGTTagggttaattttttttttacatttttttttttttttttaataatgtaacaacaatcaacttaatttttttactaacttagattaggttattttttttttatatatatattgcaataaCACTTATGGTTTAGCTTAtgcttataaatagttaatgttatatattttacattttttttttttttgatgtggGTACAAACAATTATGACTTAACGTTTTAACTTcacttaagttatttttacaattttttgtattgatgtacaaacaatattgtgacttactaattttaattttacttatactaGCTTTGAACTAtgctattatgtttttttgtaagtatttattatataactgttataacttatactaatttaattaatattgattgaaattatttagtagagttttcatctttttttttttttttgaatctggtgatttttgtatataataatgtattagcggattctgtcaatttttttattattatttttttttatatatatggttttggtttgatattatttatataatattatcattatttttcgtatctttggtatttaagttatttgttaGACAGTTTCCATCACtgagaaaatttttttgttttatgtatagaaaatatgttatagaCTTTATTTTTAGGCTGCATgtcgtttgtttttattttatttttattattactatttttaaaaaaaatatgaatgttattaattattttagtgtgtTCTTTTGATTTCcaattttgtgttatattttcttcatctttgtgatatatatatattcaatgttagtattttcaaattctgaatatattaattgttttattatagacCAGCTAAATTCGTGTGGTCCTAAAATTAGGGTGGGTAttgctatatttaaaatatttagtcttATAGCTTCAAGTTTTAGGTTATGAACTGAAGTTTTTAGATCTTCATATTTAGGcttgtgataatataatttttttgttattaaatgaaatatagttttattattattgtttatgggTATGGTGTTTCCTACATTTAATTCTTGTAATGCAAGTTGTGGACTAGTATCACCATAATATACTttgcatattaaatttgttattcccTTATTCATTTTAAGGTCTGCAGATATACAGTGAGCTATCGCAAAGTTATCTGGGCAGTTAAATATACtaccttttaattttttgatattattggtattatttgtgcaatataatgtattagtgttattgattttcaattgagtatttatattattatttaaaataatattattgtttttgaaataaattaaagcattGTTTTTGATCAAGAAATCATTTCCAAGTATAATTAAACTGgataaattttttactacatGGATATCTACATagaagtttttattgttaatattgatttttattttggttatacCGATCGCGCTTATTGGTTTATTATCCGCTCCTAATAGCTGCATTGCACTAGGCATTATTGTATATTCGTTTGTTAGTAATTCTTGTCTAATACAGCATATGTTTGCTCCCGTGTCAATTGTTATTGgtgttaatttatcattaaatatggcATTTATGTGCAATGTATTTGATAtactatctattttatttgctttttgaattatgtttTCTGCCGTGCGACAACTCgaccgttatttattttattaaataaaaataacgaatttacaaaatttatgatatgtaaaatcgagcatatcattacaatataaataattattatgtattgtttataattaataattaatataatttttatttatttttaaggtattataattaacggCTGTGGGCAAGTTGCGGCCCGActaattattacctaaatacctatatacctggTAGATGCAGTGGTAAACGATAAACAAAACGTTCGAAATGTGTCAGGGGtagttctatatttattaaaaaaaaaaaccataaaacaaTACTATTTAGGTGtacaaatacttattattttaaatattatcataatattatatcctaaaattaaaaaaaaaaactgattaaacgatattatttatataaaaatttgaaatatgaagtattaagtatctattattattaatttgaaaactaatagattttatttgaatattttgaaaatacattatattaataattaatttagtaaattactttaaatacttatttcaatgtataaaaattgaatatatattgttatgtgtatatactatatatatatattatattatactgagtatatattatatatatataattgtgtagTCACAACTCGTACGTCACTCTAAAAAGCTTGGGCTGCAATTCACCAACATCGATAACAAAAGTCCTTTTGCTTTTAATtcatacctactatacaaTTTTGCTTAGAATTTAGCACTCGGGCATTTCCAGTGAATGTAAACtatatcttattaatattttaaattaaaaacagttttgaCTATTCGAAGTATACCTACTCTTAtacttgaattaatataatataattacattttcaagaatGGCATGTGTATTATTTCAGAATCCTAAAAACAATGGTCCACTCAAGGATCCAAAACCTTTGGCAAAGAAACCGACCGTAAGaccgtaatttttatttctttaaagtGCCACGTTAACAACACTGATTTCGTTTTTCAGTAATTATTCGAAGGCCACAAACAATAAACATCTTAGAATTGTGGGAGTTACACTGCCAAATATACCAAACTTTCGATTTTTATAGTGAAAatagtttatgaaaaaaaaactagatttGGACATCTGTTCTGTATGTATAACTTggatacatacataataaaacattgaaaaaacaacTCATGTTATTCTatggttttaataatctattttattgaaaaatttttttctcgtaATTTATGTACAGTAATATCCtttataatctttttaatttttgatattcattTTCTAAATGATTCTCATAATCAATGTGTACTTGAATCAGTTTATTTcctttaataattgtgttctatattttatttaaagggagtaggtattcaataataatagaaacgaATAGAAAATAACTTATTGTAGGTAAagcaaatattatgtgtgataataataaatcaaaaatggtCATTAACTACAGGTTTATAGATCAATTTCGATTTTTGGTAATAAGCTTAAAAAACGAAATCAGTAACTATTATACGGTCATtttgcaatatttaatatgatgataaatactatattctaattgatttattattgatttgtttcatttcatttttcgactatcaaaataaatttaaaaagggtTCCAAAAATCTTGAAGCTTCtactaataagaataaaaacaatggtGGTATTCCTGAAAACGAAGATTTAGATGAACAAAATCCCCCTGGCCGTATTAGAAGAACTATATCACTTTTAAACggattcagaaaaaaatttaatccatTTAGACTACTTTTTAAAGCAGCTAAAAAGACTAAAGAACTTGGAACTAATATGTTGGGATCAGTGAAGATAACCAAACCAAATTCAACAAACGATAATGATGCAGACGACTCTACCTAGTCAAAATTATCCATAAGAAAAAGTCGTAACAGACcacatctataataattgtattacggttatataaaataaaattttaactaatattacatgtataaaaagtgtattgataaagtttattattaatataacatattttgaaatttgggTTACACTatcgagtattattatttaatttttaattaggtatttaggtaTTACAGAAAACAggtaatttagattttttgagaaattgtATATGTAGTTCATTTGAACCATGATAGATTATAATCTATGATCTATAGTCTACTATAATCAACTTTGATTTGAAcagtagttaatttaaataagatttaatgTACTaggtattatagaaatattattggaTAGTGTGCTTAAAAAagagattatatttatttttatattgattataaatacaatttaaaaataatttttttaataaatttgaactaattttgaataataagttatttaaatttataaattatatatatttacattttggtCGACGATCTTTTTTTagcaaaaagtttttaaacggACGACatgaaaaaatgcatattaataaacataaatattattatttattactatatacctaggtaatatacaattaatctaaaataaagtgtcttattatttgatacgttttattaaaaaaaattaaaaccacataattttatttttaataattattttttttttaatatttagactgacattgaaatattagtttataattttgacgataataattttatttgctttattttattaacgttAATACAATGAATATTTCTGAGATATTTTCGAAATCTTTCGACGGTTTTGATTCTGAGCGGagtgatgaatatattgattttacaatgttgtgttttttttttgtgtgtgtctgtgtagTGTGTACACGAGAAcgtgtcgaaataatgcttcgatTTTCAACTTCAGTAGCTTTTCCGATTCAAAAGTGAATCTAGTTGGTGCATTGGGAAGgtcattttttgaaatgatatcttataggctgacaaatcatcttcgttcagaatcgtttttcgtattcaatgataactatcattgaattcaaattaaacactcttataatatataatagtagtcCACACGGAACCTAAtctacagcagagcggtacccacttacccgctttttttttttaattttaattttaaatcataagttAGATACCTAAAAATTCATTTGGCAACCACCAAGTTTAAGAAAACGGTTATAGAGGATACAACtattatcatgttttttttatacacacacataaaaaacaaatgttatattaagtacagtaagttttatttaactcatacaataaataagtaaatatttattaggcaCATCACATTCAATACTGGCGgttgtattaaacattaaaaattgaataaaattaatttgataaacaaaatagtaatatatctattacaaCTGTGcaataaaacactaaaaaataatatattaacaaactaaaaaaaaaaaaaaaaaaaaaaaaaataataataataataataataataaaatacctacaatattaataaataaataataactatgtgataaattttgtttgtgtGATACTTAATAAGacccaataatattttttaaataaaataaaataacaaaaaaaaaaaaaattatagtttatttatgtataatacttatttaataaatatggttatattaaatatagggtATCAGTGtttcatatttgaaaattctagTATtgcacaaattaaaaaactaattgtatCATCTACAATGgcaaaacttgaaaataaattaatataataatatgcataatataatattttaaataaacattataagaagtgtattaaacaaaaaaaattttctaaaacaaaaaaaaaagaataagtgTAACCATTATACTATGGAGGGAATAATAAATTCAGaacaatacaataagtaatattcataataactttttaaaccaacaatatttttcctaCACAATACTGTCAAtagtaataacttttttacatttagtGTTTTGATTGACATTAACAttctatataaacatttgtatatatgtatacaatatacctaataaaattaagtactaAACAATGCATCATAAAGAAATTGACAatgatctaatattataatactatataaatacacattattattatattattagtaaaacggCTGAAGACAAAATCTTTcaagaataagaaaaaaaaa
The DNA window shown above is from Aphis gossypii isolate Hap1 chromosome 2, ASM2018417v2, whole genome shotgun sequence and carries:
- the LOC114131366 gene encoding uncharacterized protein LOC114131366 isoform X1; this translates as MISKHIVLSMIVIGCLVQFITCPSSTGNDTPNRQNSARTFPSNNNLQRNPPLGSKKLEARPTMKTGAQPRGLQNEGWFFYTYINLTKNPKNNGPLKDPKPLAKKPTGSKNLEASTNKNKNNGGIPENEDLDEQNPPGRIRRTISLLNGFRKKFNPFRLLFKAAKKTKELGTNMLGSVKITKPNSTNDNDADDST
- the LOC114131366 gene encoding uncharacterized protein LOC114131366 isoform X2 → MISKHIVLSMIVIGCLVQFITCPSSTGNDTPNRQNSARTFPSNNNLQRNPPLGSKKLEARPTMKTGAQPRGLQNENPKNNGPLKDPKPLAKKPTGSKNLEASTNKNKNNGGIPENEDLDEQNPPGRIRRTISLLNGFRKKFNPFRLLFKAAKKTKELGTNMLGSVKITKPNSTNDNDADDST